The proteins below are encoded in one region of Carettochelys insculpta isolate YL-2023 chromosome 32, ASM3395843v1, whole genome shotgun sequence:
- the LOC142004697 gene encoding olfactory receptor 14A16-like yields MSNRTTITEFLLLGFSEVRELQIFHFVVFLVIYLAALLGNLLIVTAVALDHRLHTPMYFFLANLSMLDLGSISVTVPKSMANSLLNSRSISYPSCITQVFLFIVFVVADLALLTIMAYDRNVAICQPLHYERVMNRGACVQMAASAWIAGVVSSALHTGNTFRLPFCQSNVLNQFFCEIPQLLKLACSEDYLSEVGIIAFSVFLVLNCFVFIIVSYVQIFKAVLRIPSESIRHKAISTCLPHLIVISLFTFTEAFAYLKPTSSSPSSLDIVVGILYAVVPPVMNPIIYTLRNREIKAAFKKLIVWKLFTEN; encoded by the coding sequence TTTTCACTTTGTGGTGTTCCTGGTGAtttacctggcagccctgttgggGAACCTTCTCATTGTCACAGCTGTAGCCCTAGACCACCgtcttcacacccccatgtacttcttccttgCAAATCTCTCCATGCtagatcttggctccatctctgtCACTGTCCCCAAATCCATGGCCAACTCCCTCCTGAACTCCAGGTCCATTTCTTATCCTTCCTGCATCACCCAAGTCTTTCTCTTTATAGTCTTTGTGGTAGCCGATCTCGCCTTGCTCACCATCATGGCATACGACCGAAATGTGGCCATCTGCCAACCGCTGCACTACGAGAGAGTAATGAACAGGGGAGCATGTGTCCAAATGGCCGCCAGTGCGTGGATTGCGGGTGTTGTCTCCTCTGCCTTGCATACTGGGAACACTTTCAGGTTACCCTTTTGCCAGTCCAACGTCCTCAACCAGTTCTTCTGCGAAATCCCCCAGCTGCTCAAGCTGGCCTGCTCAGAGGACTACCTCAGTGAAGTTGGGATTATTGCCTTTAGTGTGTTTTTAGTTTTAAACTGCTTTGTTTTTATAATTGTGTCGTATGTTCAAATCTTCAAAGCTGTGCTGAGAATCCCTTCTGAGAGCATCCGGCACAAAGCCATCTCTACCTGCCTTCCTCACCTCATTGTCATCTCCTTGTTCACTTTCACTGAGGCCTTTGCCTACCTCAAGCCCACATCCAGCTCACCATCGAGTCTGGATATTGTGGTGGGTATTCTCTACGCCGTGGTACCTCCAGTGATGAATCCCATCATCTACACCCTGAGGAACAGGGAGATCAAAGCTGCATTTAAGAAACTAATTGTGTGGAAGCTATTCACTGAGAATTGA
- the LOC142004879 gene encoding olfactory receptor 5V1-like, which translates to MYFFLGNLSFLEICYTTTIVPKMLRSFLTVREVILFMDCVAQLYSFGSLAVTECLLLSVMSYDRYLAICHPLSYVSVMNFKFCLQLAAGCWITGFLTPIAMIVLAFTLPFCGSNEIGHFFCDFMPLLKLSCSDTRLVEFLSFTVSACVTLVPFLLTLTSYYRIILTIRRIPSKIGKQKAFSTCSSHLLVVSIFYGTIIIVYGAPVGNQSPALNKAFSLLYTVISPMCNPLIYSLRNKEVKAALRKVGRKTITFLMKSDVS; encoded by the coding sequence atgtacttcttcctgggTAATTtatccttcctggagatctgctaCACCACCACCATCGTCCCCAAGATGCTAAGAAGTTTCCTTACGGTGAGGGAAGTGATTTTATTCATGGATTGTGTAGCCCAGTTGTACAGTTTTGGATCTTTGGCTGTTACTGAATGCCTCCTTTTATCAGTCATGTCTTATGATCGGTATTTAGCGATATGTCATCCATTGTCTTATGTATCTGTTATGAACTTTAAGTTTTGCCTTCAGCTAGCAGCTGGTTGTTGGATAACTGGCTTCCTGACTCCTATAGCAATGATTGTCTTGGCTTTCACATTGCCTTTCTGTGGTTCCAATGAGATTGGCCATTTCTTCTGTGATTTCATGCCTCTGTTAAAACTTTCCTGCAGTGACACCCGTCTGGTTGAATTTCTGTCTTTCACGGTGTCTGCCTGTGTGACCCTGGTCCCATTTCTACTAACCTTGACATCCTACTACAGGATCATCTTGACCATCCGAAGAATCCCTTCCAAAATTGGGAAGcaaaaagccttctccacctgctcctcacaCCTCCTGGTTGTTTCTATTTTCTATGGCACAATCATTATTGTTTATGGGGCCCCTGTAGGGAATCAGTCACCAGCTTTAAACAAGGCTTTTTCTCTGCTCTACACTGTCATCTCTCCTATGTGTAACCCTCTCATCTACagcctgaggaacaaagaggtcaAAGCTGCCCTGCGAAAGGTTGGAAGAAAAACCATCACTTTCTTAATGAAGAGCGATGTATCATAA